Within the Vigna angularis cultivar LongXiaoDou No.4 chromosome 10, ASM1680809v1, whole genome shotgun sequence genome, the region CAACAaactttttaatcttttttcttcATTCCAAATATCTCAgcttgagttttttcttttcatttgtggTGACTCTGAATAATATTAAGTTTTACATCCAGCCTTCTTTTATCAGTCACTATAAGTAAATTacattttcatgttttatttgtaccttataattttgtttcactattaaataataaagttttacATAATGTTTTAAGATTTAAGTCaccacttaaaataaaattataataattgtatattttttatataatttttttaataattatgataaaaaagtaCATACATCATCAATTACTATTAAACACAGACActattcttaaaaattaatgtgATGGTATACTAAAATTCAAACTTGATGTTATTTGTTAagttacaaaacaaataatcacTCAGTAAATTAATATGGGAATAACAAATTAACTAGTTGAtgataaacaatttattttattttatttatataaaagacaTTATATAATTTCAAGAAATCTTGGACAAGCTTAAATTCATACATTCTTACTTATATGTAGGAAGAGTGTAATAGTTTGATTTTCAATGTGGTTAAATCCCATGTTATAGACATAGCTATAATTTGTAAGATGAGAATTacctcaattatatattatactttgactttatatttgatatgagatttttaaaaaacattattaaacaaCATTGTGCAATAAAAAGTTCAcaaatcaaaattttgtttatttttcactcATAAGTATTGCATGtaagcataaaaaataatttaaacatagatctaattataaaaagaaagaaagactaTATCattttcaatggaatatatttaattgtatttattatatcttaataagtaatgtataaataatattaaattgtataattaaaacTAGTTCTAAATATACTTTGGTAGAGAAggatgtaaaaacaaaaacaaaaaaaataaaaaacaaaagcagACACAAATGAAACTAGTGCCTATTGCTCCTTCCTTAAGAGAATGACTTAAATTAGCATGAGTATCTTCCAAAATGAGAAGTACTTCTTTGCAAGAACATGAGGACAATGGGTGTGAGATATTCTTTTGGCatgattaaattttagtttactaatattaatagaaatgtATTAAAACTATATCTAAAAATATACCTTAAATTAAATAACCGCAGTGTGATATTTTAcgtaatttattaaaactttagaaaaaaattgatgatCTGGCTATTGATTCCTATTTAAAAATCATCACGCGCTAGTTAAAGAGCGTGTTTGTTTTAATAAACTTCTTAGGAACTGGGAAAGCACAACAGTGGATGGAGGCGGTTGCCATCTTTAGTCACGCGCACGCAGAGCAAGTGGATCCAAGTTTCCTGAAAAGAAGAACATCAATTCTTTCCCGGCTTAGGTGGGTTAAGAAGTGTGGGGTCACTCTGGcttctctctctccctttttattttgtttattttattttattttaaatttaattttgattttaattttccgATTTCATAGCCCAACAACACTccctattttcatttttttctaattattttttcttcacgAATTTCTCCTGTTATCTCTCCAATCCTCAGCTTCCTATTTCTCCTCCCTAATTTGGATTTTGCTTCAATCGTTCTAGGGTTAGGGTTTCGATCCTTTCTCCCTCGATTTAATTATTATCAAGGACTGCGGCACCCCTGATTCCCCTCCCGTCGTGCTTTGGACGCAGGACGCCATGGGAGGTGACGCAACAACAACTGAGAGTGCCACATCGGAGTTGAACGCCGCGGAAGTCAACATCAATATTCGTTGTTCAAATGGCTCAAAGTTTTCTGTTCAGATTAGTCTCGATTCCGTGGTCAGATCTTTCAAAGACGTCGTGGCTCGCAGCTGTGACATCCCCGCTGATCAACAGCGTCTGATTTACAAGGGTCGGATCCTTAAGGATGATCAGACACTCCAAAGCTACGGTATCCGCTTGATCTTGTTATTATTTGTGTATTTTCCCTTGGTAttgacttttatgtttttgtgGCAAATTTTGGATCCTGGTTTTTTTGCTgttaaatatatgtattatgtatttttatattggtctgttgatttttttctttttaatatgcTATGATTTTATTGATTTCATATACTCAAGTCTCTTGTAATCTGTTTATTTTGCTCCAGAGATTTTAATATACTCAACTCTTTTTTCCATTTGTGTGGCTTAATGTTAGCCGTAATGTGGGATTAACTTGTTGAGAAATTTGTCTGAGTTGTGTACAGGGAAAGGCGTAACAGGAATTTTATAAGCTATATGGGATGATTTGTTTTAGTGAGAATATTACATTAGAGTTGGGAATGGgaaataatttttaatgcaGTCAATAATTCTTTAGTTGAAGACTCTAGTATTTTGGAGagtggttatttttattgattgaatatGACTCACTTTCCATTTCGTATTTATAGGTTTGGAGGCTGATCACACTGTCCATTTGGTTCGTGGCTTTGCTCCTAACAACAACACTGGTGGGGCTAATAGTGGTGGTGCCAATACCACCACAGCCAATACCACGAGAGGTGCTGGTGCTAATGAGGGTGGGGGTTTAGGAGGGCCAGGATTTGGGGCTTCACTCTTTCCTGGACTTAGTGGTAACAATGGGATGGGGGGCAGTGGCCTCAATGGCTTATTTGGAGCGGGCTTTCCGGACCTTGAACAAATGCAGCAACCGTTTTTGTCAAACCCCAATTTAGTGAGAGATATAATGAACACACCTGCTATGcagaatttaataaataatccaGAGATAGTGCGGAATCTTATAATGAATAATCCGCAGATGCAAGAGTTAATGGATAGAAACCCTGAGCTGGCTCACATACTTAATGATCCCAGCACTCTTCGTCAGACACTTGAAGCTACAAGGAACCCTGAGATCATGCGCGAAATGATGAGGAATACAGACAGAGCAATGAGCAACATCGAATCTTCTCCTGAGGGATTTAACATGCTGAGACGCATGTATGAAAATGTTCAAGAACCATTTTTAAATGCCACGACAATGGCTGGTAATGCCGGAAATGACGGTGCAGCGGCTAGGAACCAATCAACTAATCCCTCCACTGCTAATTCTGAAGCAACTTCCCCTGTACCCAATACGAACCCACTTCCTAATCCATGGTCCTCTACTGGAAGTAAGTTTTCTTACCACAATTTTCTCCTCAGATAGTGACTGAATGCCCCTTTTTTGGTCTATTTTCTAGCTGGTAGCTATGTTGTTCACTGGATTGTGAATTTTGCTGATCTGTTTGATGTTGTATTTGCAGCTGGAGGTGGTCAAAATAACACCAGAAGGTCAACTCCTGCTGGTGGGGATGCTCGACAGCAGGCACCCACTGGATTAGGAGGGCTTGGACTGCCTGATCTTGAAGGCATGTTGGGTGGAATGCCGGATGCTGCTATGTTGACCCAGTTAATGCAAAATCCAGCTATTTCACAAATGATGCAAAGTATCCTTTCCAATCCACAGACTATGAATCAGGTAATTACTCGTTGCCTGTTCCAATGAGCTCTTGTTTTGAACTTATTTCTGACATTTTTTACTCTTAGATTCTTGGGGTCAATTCTGAGCAGCGTGGCATGCCTGATATAAATTCTCTAAGGGAGGTTATGCAAAACCCAGAGTTTTTACGACTGTTTTCCTCACCCGAGACACTGCAGGTAGAAAGATTCAAAATTTTGAGTCTcttaataagtttttattgagtcaatattttcaatTGTACGGTTGTATACATGTCTTTGTGTACTTTATGTGTTTAAATATTAGGACTTTTAGCCATGCTAATATACAGTGCATGAAGAATGGTAGTTATGATTGTTTTCTACtgctattttgtttttgtttcttctgtGGAAAATTCTAATAAACGAGCATATGATCTAGCTTGACTGAGAGTTGCATAATGGCCTCCTAGCTAAGGATTTGGGGAAAAATGAGTTTTACATCCATGATtaagtgtgtgtgtgtatatattgCATTGAAAAATTAGGTTGCATAAAACGtgttttaatatgaaaaagatgttttattattatatttttctatataattgaTACTTCTTTTAAGTAATTTTCTCACAATGACGTGGTCCTATGTTCAATGGCAGCAACTCTTGTCTTTCCAGCAAGCTCTTCTGTCTCAGATTGGTCAGCAACAATCAACACAGTAAGAAATGAAGAAATCATTGTATTTCTATTTTTACGTACCTTATGTTTTTTACTGAGTCCTTTTAGTTCTGCTAACTGGATTTGTACTATAATGTGCCAGTGCTTCAATCCTCTAGCTTGATGAATTAGTTATTTGTTTATCCCTAGTACACCTGTTGCAACTTAGCTTAGGCCTGGACAGAATCTGACATGAGAGTTACAAACAATTCTggtaatgttatttatattttttgtaaatttaaccAGAAAAGTTTCAACGGACATCAGACAGCAAAAGAATAAAAGGAAAGAGTTCCTCACAGTAAACTTCTTTTAGTACACAATACACTGGCCTAACCTTAGCAGAGTCTTGCTCCTTCAAATACTCCCAAAATACAATGTACCTGACACATCATATGCAAGAAAGACATGCATGACTGTAGAAGGGTTTCTAAACAACAAAACTGTCCTATGAATTACTACTAAACACACATAACTGCCGTACTACTCATAGACTGTCCTATCATTTTCTCTTTgttgttactttttttatttttgatgatCATTATTGGCAGATGCTGTTCGCATAATTGTTCTATAATTCTGGATATGTAGTCATTGTTGTTGCTTTTTAGTTTTGCTGAATGTTACTGGCTGAAGCTATGCTTGAAATACCAGAGTTTTGGATTCCTGGCCGGTA harbors:
- the LOC108335732 gene encoding ubiquitin domain-containing protein DSK2b, whose protein sequence is MGGDATTTESATSELNAAEVNINIRCSNGSKFSVQISLDSVVRSFKDVVARSCDIPADQQRLIYKGRILKDDQTLQSYGLEADHTVHLVRGFAPNNNTGGANSGGANTTTANTTRGAGANEGGGLGGPGFGASLFPGLSGNNGMGGSGLNGLFGAGFPDLEQMQQPFLSNPNLVRDIMNTPAMQNLINNPEIVRNLIMNNPQMQELMDRNPELAHILNDPSTLRQTLEATRNPEIMREMMRNTDRAMSNIESSPEGFNMLRRMYENVQEPFLNATTMAGNAGNDGAAARNQSTNPSTANSEATSPVPNTNPLPNPWSSTGTGGGQNNTRRSTPAGGDARQQAPTGLGGLGLPDLEGMLGGMPDAAMLTQLMQNPAISQMMQSILSNPQTMNQILGVNSEQRGMPDINSLREVMQNPEFLRLFSSPETLQQLLSFQQALLSQIGQQQSTQEPGQTGGGTGPLNNMGLEMLSSMFGGLGAGSLAVPNRSNEPPEQLYATQLSQLQEMGFFDTQENIRALIATSGNVHAAVERLLGNSGQ